The DNA region CTTGTTCGACCTTTTTGGAGATCTCGCTATGTAGCCGTTTGTAGAGTGGCTGCAGCTCAAAAACCGTTTGCTTGAGTTCGGATTGTTGACCCATGATTACCTCATAGATTGTGAAGGAGCATTCATCTCCTTAGCGACGTGCTTCGGAGCGCAAAACATACATATTTTAATACCTTTTGTCAACAGTTGTAAGGTATTTGATTGACATATAATTCATTATGTGCGAAGAATCGTCTAGGACCTTACAGGAGCTAGAAAATGACACAAAGTCTTAAAAAGCACTTCCTTGAGCTGCTGTTGACCGAGCTAACCAAGATGGTATCTCTAAAAGAGGCAAAAATTGCTAGTTTGGCTGGATCAGGGATAGAGGCTCGTTTGTGGCGAGAAAAAGGTGTGCCAGCGCAAAATGCTTGGCTCATCGATAGCAACCCAGCTGTTATACGGACGATGCTAAAAAAGCAAAACCAACACCCCTACCATCTCTATCGTGGTATGGCATATACCTTTCCGGCAGTTTTGTATGCGCATGAAGGTGAGGCTGCGTCTTTAGACCTTTTTCATCTGGATTTGTACGGAGGGGTTGAGAAATCGCTTCGTGATGTAGCAAGTCTCGTGCCGCTTGTAGCAAGAAGTCGTGCAAAGCTCTTTGCTTTGACGGTTTCGGATCAACGATCGCATCATGCTACGCTTAATGCTGGAGGGCTTTGGCGTTTTATTAATGAAGTGTATGGTAAGCGCTCGTTAGAAATTCTCCAGTCTATTACGCAAAGCCATTTTGAATCTGTTGCTGCTCAACATGCAATGATCGATCCTTTTTCTTCGGTAAGACGAGAAGGAGCGACGCTTCTTGCCTGGTTTTGTTCGCAGCTTGGCGTTGAGCAGGGGTTTGAGAAAGAAACGAAGGATATCTATTCTTTGTTGGCAAAGTATATTCGAAAGGCAAGGCAAGATAAACGACTTCTCTATCCTGTCACTTCTATTGAGCGTGTAAGTTATGCAGACGGGCAGAGAATGAAGTCGTATATCATTAGACTCGACTCGACTCCTGTTTTGCTTGATCAAGCGCTTGAACAGTTTACCCAGGCTTGGGTACAATCCCCATTAACGTTTTTAGATCGTGATGGGATAGCGGTTCGTAGTAATCGCACCTTGCAAAAAACGGCTCAATCTTCTCCTGTGTTACAAGACATTGTTGAGATTCAAGGTGAGTTAGATCGTCTAGATGAATTGTCAAAAATGTTGGCTCCAGGACTACAGAAAGATTTGCGAAAAATCCTCTCGCTTATTCGTCAAAAATAAAACCCTCGGAATATTCCGAGGGTTCATTTATTTCTTTTTTGCTTTTGGTTTTTGTGGAGGTGTCGAAGGTTTTTTATTTTCTTCTGCTTTTGGCGTTGCTTTTGCAGCCGGAGCTTGTTTATTGCTTACAAAATGTGGGCTTTGATTTGCGGGGGTAATAGCATGCAAGATCGCGTTTGAACGATTGAGATCTTTGTCTTTTACAGGTTGTAATGGAAGAGGGCGAAAATCTTGTTTTGGTTCAGCGATGACTTGAATGACAGGTTTTGTTTCAAGTGTGACAACGGGCTTTGCTTCTGGAGCTTTTACTTCTTGCTTCGTCTCAGGTTTTTGTTCTTGTTTTGCTGGTTCATTTTTTGCCTTACCACGATAGCCGATAAGAACCGCGCCTGGATCTTCTGAAAGATTGGTAAATTCGTTTACGCGTTCTTTGAGTGTGGCATTGGTAGATTCACCAAAAGCGACACACTCACAAGCAACGCCATGTGTCTGTAGATATTCTACGAGTGGCACAAAATCACCATCACCTGTAACGAGAACGATCGCATCAACGCGTGGAGCGAGGGCGACGGCATCAATAGCCATACCAACATCCCAGTCGGCTTTTTTAGCGCCGCTCGAGAATTCTTGAACGTCTTTGATCTTTAATTCGATACCGATATTTTGAAGGGCTTCAAAAAAACTCGTTTCTTCGCCGCCTTTTGATTTGGCAACATAAGCAATAGAGCGAACCATTTGGCGTGGGCCAACAGCGGCATCAATGAGAGCGCCAAAGTTTACCTTGGCATTATAAATATTTTTCGCACTGTGATACATATTTTGTGTATCAATCAAAACAGCGACACGTTGGTCGGGGCGTTTAAGCATATTTTTGGGTATTCTTCAAAATGAAGAATAAGAGGTTAAAAAAAGTGTTTCGTTTATTAAAAAAGACACGATAACATAAATAATTATAGACTATAATACTAGAAAAGTCAATGCCTGGATCGTGTTAGCATCTTGTATCTATGGATACAAAAACCCCGCCAAAAGGCGGGGAAAATGTTTTTAAACCTTGAGCTTAGCCATGAGTTCGTCGTAGCCAGCACTGTCTTCGCGCTTCAAGTATTTCATGAGGCGGCGACGTTCAGAAACCATTTTGATGAGACCACGGCGGGAGGAAAAATCTTTTTTGTGAGTCTTAAGATGGCCTGTAAGTTCTTTGACTTCTTCAGTGAGAATAGCGATCTGAACCTGTGGCGAACCGGTATCGGTTGCATGGGTTTTGAATTTTTCAATGACCTTCTTCTTGTGATCTGCTGATAACATAGTCCCGTCGAAGCTCGTCACCTAGCCAGGATCCGTGAGAATCCATGGATATGTGGGAGATTCGGATGCGCGCGTCTAACAGATTTCTCCGGTAGAGCGTAATGAGTAAGTGGCCACAGGCTAACGCAAATCAATAAAATAAGCAAGTAGAGGACT from Candidatus Nomurabacteria bacterium includes:
- a CDS encoding NYN domain-containing protein gives rise to the protein MLKRPDQRVAVLIDTQNMYHSAKNIYNAKVNFGALIDAAVGPRQMVRSIAYVAKSKGGEETSFFEALQNIGIELKIKDVQEFSSGAKKADWDVGMAIDAVALAPRVDAIVLVTGDGDFVPLVEYLQTHGVACECVAFGESTNATLKERVNEFTNLSEDPGAVLIGYRGKAKNEPAKQEQKPETKQEVKAPEAKPVVTLETKPVIQVIAEPKQDFRPLPLQPVKDKDLNRSNAILHAITPANQSPHFVSNKQAPAAKATPKAEENKKPSTPPQKPKAKKK
- the rpsO gene encoding 30S ribosomal protein S15; this encodes MLSADHKKKVIEKFKTHATDTGSPQVQIAILTEEVKELTGHLKTHKKDFSSRRGLIKMVSERRRLMKYLKREDSAGYDELMAKLKV